In the Salmo trutta chromosome 13, fSalTru1.1, whole genome shotgun sequence genome, TTTTTATCCGTTAACGGAGACACGGGGGTGATCCACGCTGTGAAGTCGTTTGATTACGAGCAGTTCAGGAGTTTTAAAGTCCACGTGGTGGCCAGAGACAACGGTTCTCCTCCGCTCAGCAGCAACGTCACGGTCAGTGTGTTTATAACGGATGTGAATGACAACTCTCCTCAGATACTATACCCCGCCCCAGAGGGGAACTCCTTCATGACCGAGCTGGTCCCCAAAGCTGCGCACGGAGGCTCTCTGGTTTCCAAGGTGATAGCGGTGGACGCGGACTCCGGCCAGAACGCCTGGCTGTCCTATCATATAGTCAAATCCACTGATCCGGGACTTTTCACTATTGGTCTCCACAGTGGAGAGATCAGGACACAGCGGGACATTTCTGAATCTGACAACATTAAACAGAACCTCATTGTGTCAGTGAAAGATAACggacagccctctctctctgccacctgTACCATGTATTTAGTGATTTCTGATAACTTGGCTGAAGTGCCAGAACTGAAAGATGTCTCTTATGATGAGAACAATTCCAAACTGACCTCTTATCTGATCATCGCGCTGGTGTCCGTCTCCACCTTTTTCCTCACCTTCATTATTGTCATCCTGGCCGTGAGGTTTTGCCGCAGGAGAAAGCCCAGACTGTTGTTTGACGGAGCGGTCGCCATCCCCAGCGCGTATCTCCCTCCCAACTACGCAGAGGTGGACGGCGCGGGAACTCTCCGCAGCACTTACAATTATGACGCATACCTGACGACGGGTTCGCGCACAAGTGACTTCAAGTTCGTCACATCTTTCAATGACAACACACTGCCTGCAGACCAGACTCTGAGAAAAACTCCAACAGACTTTGCTGAAGAACTTGACGATTCTGAAGGGTCCCCAGAGGTATGGCTTTACTGTTAATAAAAAtaacctacatttacatttatatttacatttaagtcatttagcagacgctctatccaaagcgacttacaaattggtgcattcacctttgGATTCATTATGGAATAGAGGCTAGATACCTTTTTATACAGCTAAAATAAATAGGATTCTTTTTTCCCTGGAGAAAATCCCTATTCCCACGGGTCCACGGGAGTGGGCCTCCATCAATGCATCTTGGCTTTAAGTAACTTGTTTGTAATCCAGTTCGGATGTAAAGTTTTGGATGACTATTTGAATCCCCTGAAAGTTTTGTGAGAAGTCCAGATATAATCATAGGGTTTTATTTGTGATGGGTTATTTACGGTTTGTGATTGATTGATGTTAATGTTCACATTCACGCTGGCTGCACAGTTTTGAGATTACAGAAAATGGTTCGATGTCAGGAATTTATCACTGTAGGAATGAAAGCCTATTTGGAATTGGGTTGTAGTTTACAAGAGAAATACTGTCTACGGAGAGCTATTTGGTTATCAGAGAAGCGGTGTGAGAGTATTTGAAGTGCATCGGGAAGCGTCGCATGGTcactatccatggtgctgaaatgtcTAAAATCCCATTTGAAGGCAGTGGGCAGAGGTATTCATCACGTTTAGACTGTCATCACTTGCATTGATTACCATCCTTTCTGGATTTGTGTATTGCATTGACGAGTGTGCTGACTGATAGATCAACACTAAAATCGGACATTTGCAATGTAGGCCGATATTTTCACGCAAATTGGTTcgctttgt is a window encoding:
- the LOC115205019 gene encoding protocadherin gamma-A12-like, whose amino-acid sequence is MQISAKDGLGLASSSTLIIEITDVNDNAPVIYLQSLTSPIPENASPGTEVGIINVQDRDSENNRQVRCYIQQNLPFKLVPSIKNYYSLVTTGELDRELVSDYNITITATDEGSPPLSSSKSVQLSVADVNDNPPVFEEQSYKAHVTENNKPGASVCSVTARDPDWRQNGTVIYSLLPGEVNGVPVSSFLSVNGDTGVIHAVKSFDYEQFRSFKVHVVARDNGSPPLSSNVTVSVFITDVNDNSPQILYPAPEGNSFMTELVPKAAHGGSLVSKVIAVDADSGQNAWLSYHIVKSTDPGLFTIGLHSGEIRTQRDISESDNIKQNLIVSVKDNGQPSLSATCTMYLVISDNLAEVPELKDVSYDENNSKLTSYLIIALVSVSTFFLTFIIVILAVRFCRRRKPRLLFDGAVAIPSAYLPPNYAEVDGAGTLRSTYNYDAYLTTGSRTSDFKFVTSFNDNTLPADQTLRKTPTDFAEELDDSEGSPEVWLYC